The Macrococcoides canis genome has a window encoding:
- the thiD gene encoding bifunctional hydroxymethylpyrimidine kinase/phosphomethylpyrimidine kinase yields MSLKKILTIAGSDTSAGAGMQADLKTFQEYNTYGMVALTAVVAMDPETWGHDVTPLPIELLDKQIKTALSIGPDAIKTGMLGTEEIIERAAKAFEDSDAEYFVVDPVMVCKGEDEVLNPGNTDAMIKYLLPLATVVTPNLFEAGQLSGLGKLTTIDQMKEAAKIIHERGAKHVIIKGGKALESDEALDLYYDGETYTLLTTDKFQSSYNHGAGCTFAAATTANLALGKSPREAVIAAKGFVASAIKHGWKMNEFVGPVQHGAYNNVEKIEVTTKEV; encoded by the coding sequence ATGAGCTTAAAAAAGATTTTAACAATTGCGGGTTCTGATACAAGTGCCGGAGCTGGTATGCAGGCAGACTTAAAAACTTTCCAGGAATATAACACATACGGTATGGTAGCATTAACTGCTGTAGTAGCAATGGACCCAGAAACTTGGGGACATGATGTTACACCTCTACCAATTGAATTGTTAGATAAGCAAATTAAAACAGCATTATCTATCGGACCTGATGCAATTAAGACAGGTATGCTAGGAACAGAGGAAATTATCGAACGTGCAGCAAAAGCATTCGAAGATTCTGATGCAGAATATTTCGTAGTAGACCCTGTAATGGTATGTAAAGGAGAAGATGAAGTACTTAATCCAGGCAATACTGATGCGATGATTAAATACTTATTACCACTTGCTACTGTTGTTACACCGAATTTATTCGAAGCAGGTCAATTATCTGGTTTAGGTAAATTAACAACAATCGATCAAATGAAAGAAGCTGCCAAAATTATTCATGAACGTGGTGCAAAACACGTTATCATTAAAGGCGGTAAAGCTTTAGAATCTGATGAAGCGTTAGATTTATACTATGATGGTGAAACTTACACATTACTGACAACAGATAAATTCCAGTCTTCATACAACCACGGTGCAGGTTGTACATTTGCAGCTGCTACGACAGCAAACTTAGCATTAGGTAAATCTCCACGTGAAGCTGTAATTGCTGCTAAAGGATTTGTAGCATCAGCAATTAAGCATGGCTGGAAGATGAACGAATTTGTAGGACCAGTACAGCACGGTGCGTACAATAACGTTGAGAAGATTGAAGTAACGACTAAAGAAGTTTAA
- a CDS encoding YojF family protein translates to MELIDKQQVQELLNQFQEKPVYLHVETTNGAYASHFDEKVFNAGTFLRNIQVSYIQGIITGGGKEPFRVGLKLDGGWIYVQGLTHFEIDNEGRFLMAGLNYQGQLAAALEISETPFEV, encoded by the coding sequence ATGGAATTAATCGACAAACAACAAGTACAGGAGCTATTGAATCAATTTCAAGAGAAACCTGTCTATTTACATGTAGAGACAACTAATGGTGCCTATGCAAGTCACTTCGACGAAAAAGTGTTCAATGCAGGTACATTCTTACGTAATATTCAAGTATCATATATTCAAGGAATAATTACTGGCGGCGGAAAAGAACCTTTCCGTGTCGGTTTAAAATTAGATGGCGGATGGATTTATGTACAAGGTCTAACACACTTTGAAATTGACAATGAAGGTCGTTTCTTAATGGCTGGGTTAAACTATCAGGGGCAGCTTGCTGCAGCTCTTGAAATAAGCGAAACGCCATTTGAAGTTTAA
- the bshB2 gene encoding bacillithiol biosynthesis deacetylase BshB2, with the protein MEQERQVLVIFPHPDDEAFGVSGTIMKHIDAGTPVTYACLTLGQMGRNLGNPPFATRESLPKIRERELEEACRVMGITDLRKMGYRDKTLEFELLDDLANMVTELINELNPSKIISFYPGYSVHPDHEATADAVVEAVRRIDGEKPKLHLVAFSNDTVENIGEPDVEYDISEYEERKMNVLGAHASQTGPMLASLAANTQEAAAAKDMWLRKERFYQYEV; encoded by the coding sequence ATGGAACAAGAAAGACAAGTACTCGTAATCTTCCCTCATCCGGATGATGAAGCGTTCGGTGTATCAGGTACGATTATGAAACATATAGATGCAGGCACACCTGTCACATATGCATGTCTAACACTCGGACAAATGGGACGAAACTTAGGAAACCCACCATTTGCAACCCGTGAATCATTACCAAAGATTCGTGAACGAGAACTAGAAGAGGCTTGTCGCGTGATGGGGATTACAGATTTACGTAAAATGGGTTACCGTGATAAGACATTAGAATTTGAGTTATTGGATGACTTAGCTAATATGGTTACGGAATTAATCAATGAATTAAATCCTTCAAAAATTATTTCGTTCTATCCAGGTTATTCTGTGCATCCAGACCACGAAGCAACAGCTGATGCCGTAGTTGAAGCGGTGCGTCGTATAGACGGTGAAAAACCTAAATTACATTTAGTCGCATTCAGTAACGATACTGTTGAGAATATCGGGGAACCAGATGTTGAGTATGATATTTCAGAGTATGAAGAAAGAAAGATGAATGTTTTAGGCGCACATGCTTCACAGACGGGCCCAATGCTTGCAAGTTTAGCAGCAAATACACAAGAAGCAGCAGCTGCAAAAGATATGTGGCTACGCAAAGAACGTTTCTATCAATACGAAGTTTAA
- the folE2 gene encoding GTP cyclohydrolase FolE2, translating to MDQYNLNTREGRWKHFGSVDPIKGTKPTIKEEMTDLQSSKKDFLFEIDHVGIKNLTYPVRLDGYQTAGTFSLSTHLAKDEKGINMSRILESVEAHYDNGLPLDFDTLKAVLITLQTVMHQKDATVDVDAKWFFDRFSPVTNLRAVGHADTRFSMTVEGDTTVNKSLTLTAMVTTLCPCSKEISEYSAHNQRGIVTVKADFAPEDELPADFKERILEAMEVNASSMLYPILKRTDEKSVTERAYENPRFVEDLLRLIAADLVELDFITGFTIECRNEESIHQHDAFARLTYNK from the coding sequence ATGGATCAATATAATTTAAATACACGTGAAGGACGATGGAAACACTTTGGTTCTGTCGATCCGATTAAAGGTACTAAGCCGACAATTAAAGAAGAAATGACAGATTTACAAAGTTCTAAAAAAGACTTTTTATTCGAAATCGATCATGTTGGAATTAAGAATTTAACATACCCTGTACGTCTTGATGGTTATCAGACAGCAGGAACCTTCAGCCTTTCAACCCATCTTGCAAAAGATGAAAAAGGTATCAATATGAGTCGTATATTAGAATCAGTGGAAGCTCATTATGATAATGGTTTACCGCTTGATTTCGATACATTAAAAGCAGTATTGATTACATTACAGACAGTGATGCATCAAAAAGATGCGACAGTTGATGTAGATGCGAAATGGTTCTTTGACCGTTTTAGCCCAGTCACAAATTTACGTGCAGTCGGTCATGCGGATACACGCTTTTCTATGACAGTAGAAGGAGATACGACAGTAAACAAGTCTTTAACATTAACAGCAATGGTGACGACGCTTTGTCCTTGCTCTAAAGAAATCAGTGAATACTCTGCTCATAATCAGCGCGGTATCGTTACAGTAAAAGCCGACTTCGCGCCAGAAGATGAATTACCAGCAGACTTCAAAGAACGCATCTTAGAAGCAATGGAAGTCAATGCAAGTTCAATGCTATACCCAATATTGAAACGAACAGATGAAAAATCAGTAACAGAACGTGCTTATGAAAACCCACGTTTCGTCGAAGATTTATTACGATTAATTGCAGCAGATTTAGTAGAACTTGATTTCATTACAGGATTTACAATTGAATGTCGCAATGAAGAATCTATTCATCAGCATGATGCATTTGCGCGTCTGACTTATAATAAATGA
- a CDS encoding sugar O-acetyltransferase, which produces MLTEKEKMLQGAMYDPSDVQLVQDRMNAKLMTRRYNNLPEDDVNARCQLIKEIFGTTGEHIHVEVNIRVDYGYNIYVGENFYSNHDLTILDVAPVTIGDNCMVAPGVHIYTATHPIDPMERNSGLEYAKPVVIGDNCWIGGRSIINPGVTIGNNVVIASGTVVTKDVPDNVVVAGVPAKVIKQIK; this is translated from the coding sequence ATGCTTACCGAAAAAGAAAAAATGCTGCAAGGCGCTATGTATGATCCTTCCGACGTGCAACTTGTTCAAGATAGAATGAATGCAAAACTGATGACGCGTCGTTACAATAATCTACCAGAAGATGATGTAAATGCGCGCTGTCAACTCATCAAAGAAATCTTCGGAACTACAGGTGAGCACATTCATGTCGAAGTAAACATACGCGTTGATTATGGTTATAATATTTATGTAGGTGAAAACTTTTATTCAAATCATGATTTAACGATTTTAGATGTAGCGCCAGTTACGATTGGTGATAACTGTATGGTAGCACCCGGTGTACATATCTATACTGCCACACATCCAATTGATCCTATGGAACGCAATAGTGGTTTAGAATATGCAAAACCGGTTGTGATTGGTGACAATTGCTGGATTGGTGGACGTAGCATCATTAATCCAGGGGTAACCATAGGTAATAATGTTGTTATTGCGAGCGGGACTGTCGTAACGAAAGACGTTCCAGATAACGTTGTCGTTGCAGGAGTACCTGCAAAAGTGATTAAGCAAATAAAATAA
- a CDS encoding Cof-type HAD-IIB family hydrolase, producing MIRLVATDMDGTLLNSAHEISEENIQAIKYAQSKGVTVAIATGRAFYEANTPVKPTGLKVPFICLNGAEVRDEAFNIIYTSKISDEQIKLITGVLKKHHLYYQVYTSARIYTEDKEKDLQIYIDIAEKMGHRPDVEKIRKSIQKRIDNGSLKEVDSYDEIYKRDGEIVLKFLAFSSDLSKIDAAKAELAEYSSLAISSSSRGNIEITHYDAQKGIALEAICEKLNITMDEVMAIGDNLNDVSMLERAKYSFAMSNGAEEVKQIAKYLAGDNEESGVGRAIMQVMNGEIK from the coding sequence ATGATTAGACTAGTCGCAACAGATATGGATGGTACGTTATTGAATAGTGCGCATGAAATCTCAGAAGAAAATATTCAGGCGATTAAATATGCGCAGTCGAAAGGTGTCACAGTGGCAATCGCGACGGGACGTGCATTTTATGAAGCAAATACACCTGTAAAACCAACAGGACTTAAAGTACCCTTTATTTGTCTGAATGGCGCGGAAGTACGTGATGAAGCTTTCAATATAATATACACTTCTAAGATTAGTGATGAACAGATTAAACTCATCACAGGAGTACTAAAAAAACATCATCTGTACTATCAAGTATATACGAGTGCACGTATCTATACTGAAGATAAAGAGAAGGATCTTCAAATTTACATAGATATTGCGGAGAAGATGGGTCATAGGCCTGATGTTGAAAAGATTCGCAAATCAATACAAAAGCGTATAGATAATGGTTCTTTAAAGGAAGTCGATAGTTATGACGAAATCTATAAACGTGATGGCGAGATTGTTCTGAAATTCCTGGCATTCTCTAGTGATTTGTCAAAGATAGATGCAGCAAAGGCTGAACTTGCTGAGTATAGTAGTTTAGCAATATCATCATCATCCAGAGGGAATATCGAAATTACGCATTATGATGCCCAAAAAGGAATTGCATTAGAAGCGATATGTGAAAAACTGAATATCACGATGGATGAAGTGATGGCTATTGGTGATAATTTAAATGATGTTTCAATGTTAGAACGTGCGAAGTATTCATTCGCTATGTCTAATGGAGCTGAGGAAGTTAAGCAGATTGCTAAATATTTGGCTGGTGATAATGAAGAAAGCGGTGTAGGACGCGCAATTATGCAAGTTATGAATGGAGAAATAAAATAA
- the tadA gene encoding tRNA adenosine(34) deaminase TadA yields the protein MNHEIFMQMAIDEAKKAYKINEVPIGAVVVKHGEVIGRGHNLRESSQNPLMHAEVVAINEASKNIGSWRLEECVLYVTLEPCVMCSGAIVMSRIPTVVYGAHDAKGGCSGSLMNLLNESRFNHQATVIAGIKHEECSMLLKDFFKTLRYNKLLEKNKKLIE from the coding sequence ATGAATCATGAAATCTTTATGCAGATGGCGATTGATGAAGCAAAAAAAGCATATAAAATCAATGAAGTACCTATTGGAGCAGTCGTTGTAAAGCATGGGGAAGTTATTGGTCGCGGCCATAATTTACGAGAATCGTCACAAAATCCATTGATGCATGCAGAAGTTGTTGCAATCAATGAAGCAAGTAAAAATATTGGCTCATGGCGTTTAGAAGAATGTGTGTTGTACGTAACACTTGAACCATGTGTAATGTGTAGCGGAGCGATTGTGATGAGTCGGATACCGACAGTCGTATATGGCGCTCATGATGCGAAAGGTGGCTGCAGTGGATCGCTCATGAATTTATTAAATGAATCACGATTCAATCATCAGGCAACAGTAATTGCAGGTATTAAACATGAAGAATGCAGCATGCTGCTTAAAGATTTCTTTAAAACTCTTAGATATAATAAATTACTCGAGAAGAATAAAAAACTCATAGAGTAA
- a CDS encoding deoxynucleoside kinase, whose translation MAPLFIAIEGPIGVGKSSLTKKLSATLNLTPIYEIVEENPFLSDFYEDIDKWSFQTEMFFLCNRYKVLTELSNDISVVSDYHILKNKVFANNTLNDKEYKMFEEIYDILTREVRKPDVTVFLTADLDVLKQRIQLRNRDFESHIEDDYLLKLTEDYRRVYESMKRDHQTILIDTSDMDFVNNAADYEHIVQQIKDIIGA comes from the coding sequence ATGGCACCTTTATTTATAGCAATAGAAGGACCGATCGGTGTCGGCAAAAGTTCACTGACTAAGAAGTTATCAGCCACTTTAAATTTAACACCTATTTACGAAATCGTAGAAGAAAATCCGTTTTTATCCGATTTCTATGAAGACATCGATAAGTGGAGCTTTCAGACAGAAATGTTTTTCTTATGTAACAGATACAAAGTCCTAACAGAATTATCAAATGATATTTCTGTAGTCAGTGATTATCATATTCTTAAAAATAAAGTGTTCGCAAACAATACTTTAAATGATAAAGAATACAAGATGTTTGAAGAAATTTACGATATATTAACACGTGAAGTTCGTAAACCAGACGTTACTGTGTTCTTAACAGCAGATCTAGATGTACTTAAACAACGTATTCAGTTACGCAATCGCGACTTTGAATCCCATATAGAAGATGATTATTTATTAAAGTTAACTGAGGATTACAGACGTGTATATGAATCAATGAAACGTGATCATCAGACGATACTTATTGATACTAGCGATATGGACTTTGTAAACAATGCAGCAGATTATGAGCACATCGTACAACAAATAAAAGATATTATAGGAGCTTAA
- a CDS encoding deoxynucleoside kinase, with the protein MYTIPNDAIITIAGTVGVGKSSLTKALAEKLNFRTSFEKVDNNPYLEKFYNDFDRWSFHLQIYFLAERFKEQKRMFEYGGGFIQDRSIYEDVDIFAKMHEEGGTMTKEDFATYYQLYEAMVMTPYFPQPDCLIFLESDYEDVINRIAERGRQMEIETDETYWRALYARYVEWIENFNACPVVRININEYDVYGDIDSLDPVIEKIAKVIHTHRAMHKR; encoded by the coding sequence ATGTATACAATCCCTAATGATGCAATCATCACTATTGCCGGTACTGTCGGCGTCGGAAAAAGTTCGTTAACAAAAGCACTGGCTGAGAAGCTAAACTTTAGAACTTCCTTTGAAAAAGTAGATAATAACCCTTACCTAGAAAAATTCTACAATGATTTTGATCGCTGGAGCTTTCATTTACAAATCTATTTTCTTGCAGAACGTTTTAAAGAACAAAAACGTATGTTTGAGTATGGCGGTGGATTTATTCAGGACCGTTCAATCTATGAAGATGTAGATATCTTCGCTAAGATGCATGAAGAAGGCGGCACGATGACGAAAGAAGACTTTGCAACTTATTATCAGTTATATGAAGCTATGGTAATGACACCATACTTCCCGCAACCCGACTGTCTAATCTTCTTAGAAAGCGATTATGAAGATGTGATTAATCGTATCGCTGAACGAGGTCGTCAAATGGAAATCGAAACGGATGAAACTTATTGGCGTGCTTTGTATGCGCGTTATGTTGAATGGATTGAGAACTTCAATGCATGCCCTGTCGTAAGAATTAATATTAATGAATATGATGTATACGGTGATATTGATTCCCTTGATCCTGTAATCGAGAAAATTGCTAAAGTCATTCACACACATCGTGCAATGCATAAAAGATAA
- a CDS encoding HAD family hydrolase — MMKLIVFDKDGTLMELGHPVVKLADDLINEFSARTDIHVPKSEIKDAFGIVDDHIDKMIGAKTTKAIVSSLEKLPNGDAMASWLLKKIEHATSDNEADDIEIIKGVQETLKSLHDKGYMLAIVSADDTASMDLFIDKYSIREYFDKIITSDSSDYHKPQKELLQLIMDDLNVVKEETVMVGDTEMDVELGQNGEVSKIVGVLSGSGDAQDLRNADIVLNSVAEMIDRLGL; from the coding sequence ATGATGAAATTAATCGTATTTGATAAAGACGGAACATTAATGGAATTAGGACATCCGGTAGTAAAGTTAGCGGATGACTTGATCAATGAATTTTCAGCGCGTACGGATATACATGTACCTAAATCTGAAATAAAGGATGCTTTCGGTATTGTCGATGATCATATCGATAAAATGATTGGCGCAAAAACAACAAAGGCAATCGTTTCAAGTTTGGAAAAATTACCGAATGGTGATGCAATGGCAAGCTGGTTACTTAAAAAAATTGAACATGCAACGTCTGATAATGAAGCGGACGACATAGAAATTATTAAAGGTGTTCAGGAAACATTGAAATCTTTACATGATAAAGGATATATGCTTGCGATCGTATCAGCGGATGACACAGCATCGATGGATTTATTTATCGATAAGTATAGCATTCGTGAATATTTTGATAAGATTATTACGAGTGATTCATCAGATTATCATAAGCCACAAAAAGAATTATTACAGCTGATCATGGATGACTTAAATGTTGTTAAAGAAGAAACGGTAATGGTGGGAGATACTGAGATGGATGTAGAACTTGGTCAGAATGGTGAAGTAAGTAAAATCGTCGGAGTATTATCAGGTTCAGGCGATGCACAAGATCTGCGAAATGCGGATATTGTACTAAATAGTGTTGCTGAGATGATTGACAGATTAGGGTTATAA
- a CDS encoding PTS transporter subunit IIC — translation MEHEMRKKAYFKDRFEKGAQGISAGIFVSLGVGMLLKSLGGLLHIDLLVLFGTISMLILAPALGGAIAYSLGANGITLVSAMVAATIGGNALKEVNGAFTIQTGLPIGAIIGAIVATYVGKKVTGKTILDMMAVPTSAVLVGSVVGYYLARVVEPALVVISKSIAQSVEGQPLISSVVIALVFAVIVMTPASSAALVIVLQLDPASSAAALVGISAQFVGYTAMGLKDNDLGGFLAQLVCTPKVQFPNIVNNPKIMVAPLVAAAISGPVAILWFKLGVPYEIGGIGLCGFIAPMQILNDQGVVPFTQFMIAGVLLPLVVTYVLHYGVARRFNHVKAGDLALEIK, via the coding sequence ATGGAACATGAGATGCGTAAAAAAGCATATTTTAAAGATCGATTTGAAAAAGGGGCACAAGGTATCTCAGCCGGTATCTTTGTATCTCTTGGGGTAGGAATGCTATTAAAGTCATTAGGTGGTTTATTACACATTGATTTATTAGTTCTTTTTGGCACGATTTCGATGTTAATTTTAGCACCGGCACTCGGAGGAGCTATCGCTTATAGTTTAGGCGCAAATGGCATTACATTAGTTTCTGCGATGGTTGCTGCAACGATTGGTGGTAACGCACTAAAAGAAGTAAATGGTGCTTTTACAATCCAGACTGGACTTCCGATCGGTGCAATTATCGGTGCCATCGTAGCAACGTATGTTGGTAAGAAAGTAACCGGAAAGACGATACTTGATATGATGGCAGTCCCAACGTCTGCAGTGCTCGTAGGTAGTGTAGTAGGCTACTATCTGGCACGTGTCGTAGAACCGGCATTAGTCGTTATTTCGAAATCGATTGCTCAATCTGTAGAAGGACAACCGCTTATCTCATCTGTAGTGATTGCACTCGTATTTGCAGTTATCGTAATGACACCAGCATCTTCAGCAGCGCTGGTTATCGTTTTACAACTTGACCCGGCCTCTTCTGCCGCAGCACTTGTCGGTATTTCAGCACAATTTGTAGGTTACACAGCGATGGGGTTAAAGGATAATGATTTAGGTGGCTTCTTGGCCCAACTCGTTTGTACGCCTAAAGTTCAGTTCCCGAACATTGTAAACAACCCTAAAATTATGGTAGCGCCTCTTGTAGCAGCTGCAATCAGCGGGCCGGTTGCGATTCTATGGTTTAAGCTAGGCGTACCATATGAAATTGGTGGTATCGGCTTATGCGGATTTATCGCACCGATGCAGATTTTAAATGATCAAGGTGTTGTGCCATTTACGCAATTTATGATTGCGGGCGTCTTACTTCCACTTGTAGTAACGTATGTATTACATTACGGAGTTGCACGACGTTTTAACCATGTGAAAGCAGGGGACTTAGCTTTAGAAATCAAATAA
- a CDS encoding branched-chain amino acid aminotransferase has translation MVAVFEVEERMHKQQKPDPNNLGFGIHFTDYMFSMDYSKEEGWHNKKIIPYQEISMSPASQVLHYGQAVFEGLKAYKTKDGIQLFRPDQNFKRMNQSCERLEIPQIDVEEMVQALKQLVSLEEDWIPEGAGQSLYIRPIVFANEPFLGVRPAISYKFLILLSPVGAYYGGGQLSPTKIYVEDEYVRAVRGGVGFAKAAGNYAASLIAQSRAEKLGYDQVLWLDGVEQAYIEEVGSMNIFFVTNNKLVTPELNGSILPGITRKSILELAEHLGYEVEERRIGIQEVVDSAKDGSLTEVFGAGTAVVISPVGEIKYKDEVLTIGDGNTGKITEELYNAYTSIQNGSKEDPFGWCISVE, from the coding sequence ATGGTAGCAGTATTTGAAGTGGAAGAACGAATGCATAAACAGCAAAAGCCTGATCCGAACAATCTAGGGTTTGGCATACACTTTACAGATTATATGTTTTCTATGGATTACTCGAAGGAAGAAGGATGGCATAACAAAAAAATCATCCCTTATCAGGAAATCTCCATGAGCCCAGCTTCGCAAGTGCTTCATTATGGTCAGGCAGTCTTTGAAGGACTGAAGGCTTACAAGACAAAAGATGGTATTCAGTTATTCCGCCCCGATCAAAATTTTAAACGAATGAATCAATCATGTGAACGATTAGAAATACCTCAAATAGATGTTGAGGAAATGGTACAAGCACTTAAACAGCTGGTTTCATTAGAAGAAGACTGGATTCCAGAGGGTGCGGGTCAGTCTTTATATATTAGACCGATTGTATTTGCGAATGAACCATTCTTAGGTGTACGACCAGCCATCAGCTATAAATTTTTGATTCTTTTATCTCCAGTCGGTGCATATTATGGTGGCGGACAATTATCACCAACAAAAATCTATGTTGAAGATGAATATGTTAGAGCGGTTAGAGGTGGTGTAGGGTTTGCGAAAGCAGCAGGCAACTATGCTGCAAGTTTAATCGCTCAGTCAAGAGCTGAAAAATTAGGCTATGACCAAGTGTTATGGCTAGACGGTGTAGAACAGGCTTATATTGAAGAAGTAGGGAGCATGAATATATTCTTTGTTACCAACAATAAACTTGTAACACCTGAACTGAATGGCAGTATTTTACCGGGTATTACACGTAAGTCGATTTTAGAGCTTGCCGAGCATCTAGGATATGAAGTGGAAGAGCGTCGCATCGGCATTCAGGAAGTTGTGGATAGTGCAAAAGATGGCAGTTTAACCGAAGTATTCGGCGCAGGAACAGCAGTCGTTATCTCACCGGTTGGCGAGATTAAATATAAAGATGAAGTATTGACGATTGGCGATGGCAATACAGGTAAGATTACTGAAGAACTTTATAATGCGTATACAAGTATTCAGAATGGTTCGAAAGAAGATCCATTTGGATGGTGTATTTCAGTAGAATAA
- a CDS encoding NAD-dependent epimerase/dehydratase family protein, with protein MKKIMITGALGQIGTELTLKLREIYGVDNVLATDLRRPEAGAKVLEGPFEELDVTDAERMDKLASDFNADTIMHMAALLSATAEKDPVFAWNLNMGGLLNALEVARKYNMQFFTPSSIGAFGPSTPADNTPQVTIQRPTTMYGVNKVSGELLCDYYFHRFGVDTRGVRFPGLISHVKEPGGGTTDYAVEIYFKAIREGKYTSYINKGTFMDMMFMDDAIDAIIKLMEAPAENLKDRNAFNVTAMSVDPEMIAASIRKVMPDFELDYDVDPVREGIAQSWPNSIDATEAKQQWGFDPKFDLDTMTKEMLDAIKLKENK; from the coding sequence ATGAAAAAGATTATGATTACTGGTGCTTTAGGCCAAATCGGTACAGAATTAACTTTAAAATTAAGAGAAATCTATGGGGTAGATAATGTATTAGCGACTGACTTACGTCGTCCTGAAGCAGGCGCTAAAGTATTAGAAGGGCCTTTCGAAGAGCTGGATGTTACAGATGCTGAGCGCATGGATAAATTAGCTTCAGACTTTAATGCTGATACAATTATGCATATGGCGGCATTATTATCAGCAACCGCTGAAAAGGATCCGGTATTTGCATGGAACTTAAATATGGGTGGTTTACTGAACGCATTAGAAGTTGCACGTAAATATAACATGCAGTTCTTTACACCTTCTTCAATCGGTGCGTTTGGACCAAGTACTCCAGCAGACAATACGCCACAAGTAACAATTCAACGTCCTACAACGATGTACGGTGTAAACAAAGTTTCTGGTGAGTTATTATGTGACTATTACTTCCACCGTTTCGGCGTAGATACACGTGGTGTACGTTTCCCTGGTCTTATCTCACATGTTAAAGAACCAGGTGGCGGTACGACTGACTATGCAGTAGAAATTTACTTCAAAGCGATTCGTGAAGGTAAATACACTTCTTACATTAACAAAGGTACATTCATGGATATGATGTTTATGGATGATGCGATTGATGCAATCATCAAGTTAATGGAAGCACCTGCTGAAAACTTAAAAGACCGTAACGCATTTAACGTTACTGCAATGAGTGTAGATCCAGAGATGATCGCTGCAAGCATTCGTAAAGTAATGCCAGACTTCGAACTTGATTATGATGTAGATCCAGTACGTGAAGGTATTGCACAAAGCTGGCCAAACTCAATCGATGCAACTGAAGCGAAGCAGCAATGGGGATTTGATCCTAAGTTTGATTTAGATACAATGACGAAAGAAATGTTAGATGCAATTAAATTAAAAGAAAATAAATAA